Below is a window of Pocillopora verrucosa isolate sample1 chromosome 6, ASM3666991v2, whole genome shotgun sequence DNA.
CTGAGCTTAAGGAATGTGCTCTCCATATTTTTGTGTAAGTGTTCTATTCATTCATCACCTCCTTGTCTGGTAGTCTGATGTGGTAATCTTTTCTAACAGTTGAAATAGAGGGTGTACAAATAATCTGCATCACAGGTGATGTGAGGGAACCTTAAGATTTCTATTGGTGGACATTTGTGAAAGAGCAAAGCCCAAGGTCAATTAACACATCTAGTAGAAATAGCGAGAATGAATATTACAATTTTAGAGTGATAttagttatttttgaaaaacacaattttgtTATATTCTACAGTGATATCTTCTCTAGGAGAATGTCTTTCCATTGTCTTGTTCGAATACTAAATTTTTTCTCATAACAGATCTTTCCCTGGAATATTTGGAACACAACAAGAACATTACATGCAGGTTATCAAACATATGCTGTGGCAATGTCTGCAGGATCAGTCCAGCCAACAGGTTAATACCACACTGCTTCATAATTGTGTCTACATCATGGACAATACTTGTGTTTTCATAAACCCATTCACTcccaaaaactcattaataagCCCCCtcactgtctaccatacagtcCTGATGATGTTAGTTCATAGAATTTTGTATTAGATCAgctaagggcctatttacacggtacgactttgtcgcatgcgacaagcttacgacaggcttacgacacgaattgtttcgtgtaaatcaaacctacaactcgcttacgactcttaagtcatgtcgtaggcctgtcgtaagcttgtcgcatgcgacaaagtcgtgccgtgtaaataggccttaagaatCCCccatttgatatttttctctgttctcattacttgtctgcttgattaTCTTGGGTCTGATacatgtttatatttttttggttattgCAGGTTCGTTTTATGTCAGCCCGCGCTTCAGTTGCTTTTATCACAGATCAAGTGGAGGAAGTCAAACAGCGACAGTTTGTGGATTTAGTCCCAGGAATAGTCCAGGTAGTTGGAAGTTACTttataaattaaagtaaaacaaaattaacttgcaAAACTTGACaagaaaatgatgaatttttgttcATCAGACTCGAGGGTAAATTTATTCAGTTGTTTCCAAGTGTTCCCATATCATTAAGTCTTGCCATTACAAGTGTTTATTCCAGTTATCTACTGTcaataaattataaattgatcCCAATTGAAAGCAACAGAAGAACTGTAGGGTGAAATAATGTGGGATACCAAGTTGATGGCCTTGCAATTCCACTGCACTGCACTGCACCACCCTGTTGCATTTTAAAGCCACTGGACATGGGAGTGTGCAGGTTAATTATTCATTCATCTCTTGTGTGGAAATATATGAACTAACTGTATACAACTGTTTTGCCTCTAACCTCAGAGGACTTTTAGCCATTTTTGCCTTACAATCACACCAGAATCACACCAGTATGACCCATTTAAGTCTTGCTTACACCTGAAATTCTTTTGTCAGCTTCCTTTCCTGGGATTGCACAGGCTGAACCTAACACCTGACAGAGGATAAATTTATTCACTGACATAAATTTCCgtgatttaacccttaaactcccatgaatgaccaagacagaatttctcctaacaatatcagtacaatttCAAGAAGACAAGAGATTGTgattaatgaaaaatatcaactaagGGATTATTAGGTGATCCAGGTCAAAATCTCCAAACTCACACAATGAGAAATATATTGCAggcagtgaggagaattactaatgagatcttgtgagtgaaagggttagaAGACATGATTTAGTTCATATATGTTAAgtcacaaaaatattttcttgtttatctCAGGCTGTACGGGAGAGTGTTGTTGCAAGTGTGGATGATTCAGTGTTAAAATGTTTAATTGATTTAGCAGACACTTGTCCTAAGCTTCTTAGGACAAACTTGGAGTCCATTTTAGATTTGATGTTGGAGGTATGTAGTTTTAAAGTCCTTCTAATGAATATCTGCTGACTTAAGAGAGATGATTTTGTTGCTAGGTAGAGTACAAAGATTTCTGGTTTGGTTGTTTGCACTTAAGTCTCTGGTCAATAATCTTTACCTGAGAAACGTGCTGAAAATGTAAGCATCAGTGGGTTTTACTtatgaaaaacattgaaatactCACAACAGTTGTTATCATGAACAAAGCTAATAGGAATACTTTCCTGAAAACAAGTTTAACTTGTAACTTATATATTGTCAAGTCTCATCTGATGGTGGGTACAAATAAGTCAAGAGGGAGAGTTAAAACTAGATTGTCTTTGGTGGGTGTTGGGTTGAATAAGACTTGTACCTGCCTTTTACAGATTGTGCGCAATGCAAATCTTCTTGAAAGTTGGAGACACTTGTCCCTGGAGTGTGTTGTCACTCTGGCAGAAACAGGTCTGTAAATTTGCCATTCAACAAAACACTTCCTTCTATAAACTTCAGTGGTTTGATTTTGGTACTGTATAACTTATGAAAAGTACTTGCACATATGCCTGACAGTATTTCTCATACGTTCCTTTAGAAAGGttattcttaattttcattaaattgaatttcattataGCACCAGCAATGCTCAGGAAATGTCAGAAGCATATTCCAATTATAGGTTAGTCGAGtgaaaattctttttttggtgcatttttagtttcaatttttttttcttttccgatTTGTTATTTGTATGCTATTGTCATTTTTGTAGAGTGGAAAATTTTCGATttgaacaaacttttgaatttagccaGCCTGGCAGTGAATGATGCCCTGCCAAATTGATCAATCATTGCACACATACTAACTTAGAGATCAAATAATTAATGATATTGCAGTTCCAGAGATGCTGGCCATGATGGTTGATCTTGAAGACGACCCAGAATGGAGTGTGTCTGATGAACTTGAAGATGACGACTCTGAAAGGTATATTTGTTTGGTACCAGGGATTAAATTTctgattaaatgaaaaaaattatagttgTAGGTTCCTCTAATCAGAGTGGTATTCATGGAATAAAACAaataccgtaatttccggtcgattacccgcgggtaatctgttgattttgcattaaatccgcgccactgcgggtaatagggaggtgcgggttatgtgacaattttaaattcttctggaagttgaattgaaaaaatttctcacctacctgcgtttccacctctcaaatgaattttattgtatcaaaagtgccacaaagcggcacgaaaacatgatgccaactcgagtttatttcacgcataattagttgcgtgacaaacaaatttttatcggcacgcgtgaaaacaaaaccttgatggtgacaaaaataatccaaggatatccggcgcatcagtaacaaatttccagttttcactagcttgagctaaagagaattttcccgttttaagggacttgttaggcccagtagaacaggagatatcgatttttttgagaaattgccgacagtaattttaaatcccaaatgcatcaccagaatgttgaaaataataggtgCGAAACTTAACTAATGTAAAGGCTGTAAAAGTTTCATCCATCAAGAATGGTTTTAGAAAAGCAGGAATTGCAAGTGGCACCGACGATGATGCATCTCAGACATCCGACATCAGTGACGATGAACAAATAACATCTACCGCAATTCTGGATCCTGTACTCGATGCGCAGTTAATGGACTTATTTAATAGTGACACTGAGGATGAAGATTTTAATGGATTTTGAACTGAACTTACTTTAtcattcaagtttttaacactCGCCCTGTATAATTTTACTGTTCAATTTTcactgtataattttatcaataaagtataagctaatattgacacagaattgtgcacatgtctgaatcgaaagactgaaatgtatcgccttaatgtcacgttttcgccaccgaaaaagttgaataacaacgtgcgggttatccaccggtgcgggtaatccgttgactttttttttcgccgtatgcaataatcggccggtgcgggtaatcggccgtgcgggtaatcgaccggaaattacggtaagtTAATTTTAAACTTGGTCATCAAATTAGGACAGTTTTAATTCTGATTAGCACAGCTAgcatgtttattattatttttacactAACCAAAATTGATAAGTAATCAATGATGAAACTTTGCTTGAGACTTTTTGGCTGGGCCTCTtggtttcatttaaattttgaacatttttgtcATCTCTGCAGTTCATAAATGTGAGCATAAATAATGAAGGTCAATTTTACAagtggaaaaaatatatattttgttaATCCCTCCATAGTAACTCTGTAGCAGGAGAGAGTTCTCTTGATCGACTGGCTTGTGGTTTGGGTGGAAAAACAGTTTTACCACACATCATTGTTACAGTGCCACAGATGTTGCAGAATGGTGAGTTTATTGGTATATATGTGTTACAAGTCTCTAATTATATTATTTCATagttatactttttttttcctttttcttgctCTATTTTGTAGCTGACTGGAGGTACAGACATGCTGGTCTAATGGCAATCTCTGCAGTGGGTGAAGGTTGCTATAAACAGATGGAGGCTTTACTCCCAGATATTGTGAACACTGTCTTACCTTTCTTGGGTGACAACCATCCGCGTGTGCGATATGCCGCCTGTAATGCAGTGGGACAGCTTTCTACTGACTTTGCACCTggatttcaaaagaaattccACACTCGAGTAAGCGGGAATTTTAATGATTGTAGAGATAGTTTTCATCTCTGTAGTCACTGGGATGAGACGGCAGAGTGGCACTTGGACAGTACAATTTAAAATTGTAGTGTCTGTCTTTTGTACAGTTGTGTTTGCAAAATAAGTATCTCTAGAGATGAAGGTCTTGTCTTGAGTAaggaagttgttgtcttgagGTACACGAGTCTTGTCTCATGAAAggtatttaaaaaatgttagtATTTGCAATCATAGACAAAAACTATCTCGGCAAATTGACTCTCTcagttgtttgtattttaagtgACAGGCAACTTTTCTGCCGACTTCATAAATCAATTTGTCCTCCCCCATTCCTCCTAGTCAGTGTTGTTTCTTTCctaataaaggaaattattctAAAAACTGTATTGATAAAAGGATGGAAGGGGAGACGTATTTGGAAATTAACAGTTTCTTTGGCAATTGTTGGTAcattgtaactttttttctctgtgTGTTTCTCCTGGGTGTGTTTAATTGTTGGATATTTATAGGTGATCCCAGGCCTTTTGGTTGTTTTGGACGACACTGCCAACCCTCGTGTCCAGGCCCACGCTGCTGCTGCTTTGGTTAATTTCTCGGATGATTGCCCCAAAAATATTCTGGCGTCTTATCTTGATGACATCTTGGCAAAACTTGAAGCTGTGCTGGCTTCAAAGCTAAGGGAGGTAGGTTCATTATTATATTCTACCCTTTACCTCTGGTAAATAAATATTCTCTAAGCcatgaaaaatatgtttaagtATTTAAGGGAGGTCATCGCagaattttcttcaaataaaacGTATCTGCCTGTTGCAGGTGTAGATTTTATGTAtagtaaaatatatttaatgcCACCTTGTTTTCTAACAGCTGCTTGAACGTGGTGGAAAACTAGTTCTAGAGCAGGTTGTGACCACCATAGCCACAGTTGCAGACACTGCCGAGGAGAAATTCCTGCACTACTATGATCGCTTCATGCCAAATCTTAAGTACATCATGCAGAATGCTCTGTCATCTGATTACCGCATGCTGCGAGGGAAAACCATCGAATGCATCAGCTTGATTGGTTTGGCCGTAGGGAAGGAAAAGGTACGTGGATTCAGTATTGACAGTAGTTTTCTAAGAAATGTTTTTATAGGCTGTTGTGTTGAActtaaaagatttttgttgTAGATTGTCAAACCTGATCTTCTTTGCACGCAATTGAAATAGACCACGCCGCCTGGTCTTAATTTATCTCGGTTTCCATAGCAAAAAGCAACTAAAACTTATTGCAACTCGTCCTGAATTGGATTTTAGTCCGTCACCGTCGGCCGGTGtcaatttatactcctgagttGAGAGGGACTCCGTGAGAGTAAAATTTTATGTCCAATAAGCCAACAGTATGACCCCGATCAGtgctcgaacccagacctctcgactGAGACTTCAGCGCGATGACCATTGGGCCCTGGTGTCTCGCGCGCGACTTTTAAGTGTACATGTTCAAACTGTTAAATCCCTGACtgtttttctgtcttgtttagTTCTTGCCCGATGCTAACGATGTGATGCAGTTGTTGCTTAAAACTCAAACTGAGATGGAAGAACTTGAGGCAGACGATCCTCAGGTGGGTTGGCTTGAAGATAAACACCTTTTAGGTGAAAATGGACAATTCCACTTTCTCTCCCTCGTACAGCAAGATTATTGTTGCGTCAAACGGAGCGATGAGGGAGCGACATGTATTTAACAATTTCATGTGCCACTTTTAGCGCCATTGAGAATCCGCTGCAAAAGAGAAATTTCCGTAAAATGGTCGTTTGATAGAGTAGAGAATCACCCAATGAAAGTGAGAGTAAACTAAAAAGCAACAAGGATGTGTCGTAAAAGAATACCTAGATCTGTGATTTAGGctaaatttttttgggagaaCAAACCGCGGGGTACAGTATAGCCCCTAGGAGCTCAGCAACCAGGCAACTTCtgtgaaataaagttttaaattaccAGCCTAGGTGAAAACTAGTGAGTCAAAATTGGCGCGACAAGCTGCGAACACCATCGCCAGAGACAGACgaacccctttttttttttttttacctcgaaAAGGTTTGGAGCAAGGGATCCACTTGTGTGGGAAGGACCGACTGAAATTAAACTGATAAATGGTCTAAGAGACCGTAAATCTTGTACATTACTTTACGTCCCCGTTCATGTATTCATCATGAAGGGATTGTTTTTCTCTGTGACGTTAGATTTCCTACATGATCTCCGCTTGGGCCAGGATGTGTAAGATTTTTGGAACAGAATTCACGCAGTATCTTCCACTGGTGATGCCATCTGTAATGAAAGCTGCGTCAATCAAACCAGAAGTGGCAGTCATCGACGGTGTGTGATTTATTTTAACATTCTTTGTGTTAAACGCCTCGTTATTTCGATTCTGCTTCCAAGTGAGACAATAATTTACAAAtctgttttatgttttgtttttctgtagcTGATGATCCAAAGAGCGGCCAGTATTCTGAAGATGAAGGATGGCAGTTTATTACCCTTGGAGATCAGGTACAACTTCTATCACCTGTCGAGTTCAAGTGGAGTGTTTCGTTTTGAAGTACAGTTAACTACGAGACACTCGTTTCTTAATTGCGCGAGGAGTTTAAATGATGATATGGCAGAATGAAGCGGTAAGGTGTATGAGGTGCCTTTTTTTTACTCCAGAGTACGATGGAGAAAAGAACATTTTGTGCTCAACTCGAGACGTACAAGTGAGACCTCCAGTTGTTTAAACGTACACTCATCAATCATTTCCTGCAATCagcttgattttttatttatttttttatttacaatatcAGCAAAAGTTCGGTATCAAGACTGCTGGCCTGGAAGACAAGAGTACCGCTTGTCAGATGTTGGTCTGCTATGCCAGAGAACTCAAAGAAGGATTTGCTCCGTACACAGAGCAAGTCGTCAAACTCATGGTCCCTCTCTTGAAATTTTACTTCCACGACCTTGTGCGGACGGCTGCAGCGGAATCGTTGCCATTCCTCTTGGAGTGTGCCAAGATCAAAGGGGACGGGTACCTCCGTCAGATGTGGGCCTACATGTGCCCGGAAGTGCTAAAGGCCATGAGTGCCGAACCAGAACCGGAAGTTCAGATTTTGATCATGGATGCCCTGGCACGGTGTATAGAGACATTAGGTGTGGGGTGCATGACCGCTGACTATTTCACAGAGCTGGGAACTATTCTGCACGATATTATTGACACTCATAAAAACAGACAGATCGAAAGGCAGCGTGAGTATCACTTGAATCACTCTGAAGTGATTATTACTGCTAGTTCACTTGCACCCAGTTCTTTCGCACCTAGTACACGGCTAGCTTGGTTCACCGGTAAGTCTCTTTTATGGCTCAGTTGCTGGAGCATCTgacagtaaaattaaaaattggaaCTGGCTGGGACTGAGAGCTATTTGGGAACTCGGATTTCGTCGTAATCCTACCATCATGACCAAATGTTAAACATCTTTCTTTCgactttcaatttattttatacttGTTGATTTGTTTGCGTAACGTCATCTTTTGcacagaaagaagaaaagaggaaGATTACGACGAAGAGGTCGAGGAAGATTTGCAAGACGAGGTATATTTTTGACTATTTACCTCGGATCTTTTCGATGATTGTTGTTACTTTTGTTGTTACTTCTCTTAAACGTAATatattttattcttattttagCACGAGACTGATGTGCACATCTTGAGCAAGGTAAGTTGACTGAAATTTCACCTTGAATTTTACTCGCATGAGTCTCAACAAGCTGATAGTCTATCAGATTCAATTTCTTCTACTTATGAATTATCTTTGCGGATTCAATGGCCATAACTGCTTGGCCACCGCGCCTGCCACCTTAGTCACCACGCCCTCCTCCTCAGTGAATCTTACTGCAGCGacatttcatttatcattttgtaCTGCTTTTATAGGTTTCTGATATAATGCACGCTTTGTTTGGTACGCACAAAGATGGTGCATTGCCTTTCTTTGAGCAGCTTTTGCCGGATTTTCACTCCTTA
It encodes the following:
- the LOC131777704 gene encoding importin-5-like — its product is MRSNHRLGNMVAVMANDQQQFESLVTQLMSPDNNIRNQAETHYETINEPTKIKFLIQMIRTSAIAEVRQMSAVLLRRIFSSSVDFYDKLDQAFQQEMKNDLLKAINEEQTQAVRKKVCDAVAELSRSLLDEEGYNHWQELLKFLFECCNSQHSELKECALHIFVSFPGIFGTQQEHYMQVIKHMLWQCLQDQSSQQVRFMSARASVAFITDQVEEVKQRQFVDLVPGIVQAVRESVVASVDDSVLKCLIDLADTCPKLLRTNLESILDLMLEIVRNANLLESWRHLSLECVVTLAETAPAMLRKCQKHIPIIVPEMLAMMVDLEDDPEWSVSDELEDDDSESNSVAGESSLDRLACGLGGKTVLPHIIVTVPQMLQNADWRYRHAGLMAISAVGEGCYKQMEALLPDIVNTVLPFLGDNHPRVRYAACNAVGQLSTDFAPGFQKKFHTRVIPGLLVVLDDTANPRVQAHAAAALVNFSDDCPKNILASYLDDILAKLEAVLASKLRELLERGGKLVLEQVVTTIATVADTAEEKFLHYYDRFMPNLKYIMQNALSSDYRMLRGKTIECISLIGLAVGKEKFLPDANDVMQLLLKTQTEMEELEADDPQISYMISAWARMCKIFGTEFTQYLPLVMPSVMKAASIKPEVAVIDADDPKSGQYSEDEGWQFITLGDQQKFGIKTAGLEDKSTACQMLVCYARELKEGFAPYTEQVVKLMVPLLKFYFHDLVRTAAAESLPFLLECAKIKGDGYLRQMWAYMCPEVLKAMSAEPEPEVQILIMDALARCIETLGVGCMTADYFTELGTILHDIIDTHKNRQIERQQRRKEEDYDEEVEEDLQDEHETDVHILSKVSDIMHALFGTHKDGALPFFEQLLPDFHSLLSPEGSAQDKQWSLCIFDDVIEHAGSASFKYQEYFLRPMMNYVVDRNADVRQAACYGCGVMAQYGGEEYITACADVVPLLFQVINGPESRSRENVNATENAISAVAKICKYNRGNIALNEVVPALIAALPITEDKEEAPHVYGYLCDLIEENNPLVLGTSNSNLPRILQIFGELFINDVLSDDEAARKRVLVIIRQIQSAADMWTACAGQLSELQQEALKQALEAES